Part of the Henckelia pumila isolate YLH828 chromosome 2, ASM3356847v2, whole genome shotgun sequence genome is shown below.
GTCTTTCTCAGCCAGGAGAAGCCGCCAGGGAACTTGTTGCATCTTGTTTTCTCCTCCTATGTAAAGAGTTTGGATTTTTCTTGTTAGATTTTCTTGCAGTCGAGAGAAATTTCCGACTCTTGTTGTTTAAAAAGTTGCGAAAATGTAAACCGCTTTGATTATTATGCCTGAAAATTTACTTTTGTATTATACTAAATATAGTCTCAAACCTTTAGGATGAGATACAGTTTGCGAATTCATATAGTCTGTTGATCAAACAGTACTATCTCACAAAAATTCCGGAAATTTTTCTCTAGACTTGGGACTAATTTATATTCTTGTGGATTTCTTTGATTTCCATAAATCTTGGGCATGATTCATTTctccattaattaattacagAGCATTTTTTGGACCCGACGTGGAGAAAAATGGGAGACAGAAAGGAAAACCCCGATGGCCAGGATAAAGGGCTGTTTTCCAATCTTGCAGCATATGCTGCTGGAGCTGGACATTACCCTCAACACCATGGACCATACCCCCCTCCTGCATATCCTCCGCACGGTTATCCGCCGCAAGGGTATCCTCCATATGGCTATCCTCCTCCGGGCGGATATCCACCTGCAGGGTACCCTCCTCCACCAGGATATCCACCATCTGGATATCCTCCTGCCGGTTATCCAGGGTCATCCCATTCAGGTAATCTCagatgatatattgttttggTTGCGTCTGATTATCGTTCTTACCATATTCTTTGGAGCTCAGGATCATTTGATATTTAAACGTTTATTACCATTTAGATGAGTTTTCCTATCTTTTTTTCATGTCTTGGGCTCTTGGAAATATTTTAATGTCGAGTTTAGAATTGCGAAAAAAGTTATTCCTCCGCCCCTTTCTCATTCAGAAATGAAAATTCAGTGAATTTTGCTACCCCGTCATCCTTTTATATGTGTTCAATCCAATAAGAGCCGAGGCTCGAATATGATGAAATTTTCCAAAATCACTAAATTACAGTGCTAGATGGTCCCTGGTACTAACTTCTATTTGAATGTGCTCGTGTTTGCTTAATACAATGTAACAAACAACTATTACAGGACATGGAATGGGAGGACTCTTAGCTGGAGGTGCTGCAGCGGCAGCCGCTGCATACGGAGCTCACCATTTGGCGCACGGTGGATACCATCATGGTGGATATCATCATGGTGGATATTTTGGCCATCACCATGGAAAGTTCAAGCATGGAAAGTTCAAACATGGAAAGTTTGGGAAACGCTGGAAGCACGGTATGTTCGGGAAGCATAAGGGCAAGTTTTTCAGGAAGTGGAAGTAAAGTAAACGACGCCCTTCATCGTCTCACATCATTTACGTCCAGCGATTAATGGTCCTTCCTTTTTTCACTATCTGTTGCTATACTTATGTgtgttgttgaatattttttatggCATTCGGTGTTGAAGCTTTTATTATAGATTCTGATTTTGTTGGAAGATTTCCGGTGCCTAAAATCCAAGGTATTTGAGACAATAGCtatgtatatattaattattaactcAGTTAGTTTTGATTGAAGTTGCTCTTGATTTGCTTATTCTTTGGGGATCCTGTTTCACAAAATTCAAGTGAGACTCGTATATATTACATAGTGCAACGATTTAAGGTTGTGTTTGCCGTCTCTAGAAAAATGATattagattattattatttttgtttgcaATCTAGAAAAAAtgatattagattttttttttcttaaaacatTTGTTTAAGAAAAAAAGTGTAATCACATTGTTTAGGTTGCTAACACTCTCTAAATTGCATGAGATGTGTTTCACCATTGCTagcttaataaaatttccataatgattttttttttaaaaaaaaagtggatttgatgttgaaaaattatttgccggctattttttttgtgtgtatatatttatatataatataataaatgttaaaaaaaatttaaagacaAAAATATTGCTTTTAGGCTTCAATACATATCGATAAATAGGCGAGTCTAGAAATTCATTTCGGCCAATTGAACCTTCTCGAACTGTTTCTTTTTAAGAACCAAAAAGATTTGTGCCAAAATAACAGATGCCAAGAAGAATAAAAGACCTTGGACACGTAATGGATCTTGAAGTACTATTTCTGCATTTGTTATGGTTATTATCGTATCTCCATAGTAGATTAATTTTCTACTATTTCtccaaatataatattttataccttatttattgtttttttacaaGGGTATGTTCAATATTTTTCTCAaggcattattattattattattattattattattattattattattattattattattttgagcaTTGAAATAAGTTTATGCTCAAACTACTTAATGCCCCTTTGAAGTGAAATGAAACACTTGCACATAGTCTCTTCTTTTGTATTACAAGATTCTTCACaaaataaatcatgaaaatccaCTATGGAAGTAAAGATATTTCCCCAGTTCTTCTGTTTGTTCCATGCATCACaaattgcaataaaaataatactggTGGAACaataaatttatgaatttacTAGAAAGGTGCACTTTACTAAAAAGGTGAACTTATTCGTTGCACGTGAAACGCCGAAATTTTGGAGTCGAATAATACGAATGATAATCCcaataaatcaaattaaaaaccTAAAGTAGATAATATCCAAATATTATTTCATAATATCATAAAATCGAAGGTCAATATAAGGTAGAGAATGTTTAGAAATAATAATCTTTATTAGAACTAAGCCAATCAATCTGGTTCTTCCTTAATCTTGATTGATCCATGTGCTCCCTTTTTTATCCTCTTTCTGTAATCACTCAAATCCACAATTTCTACTATCTTTTGCTTCCCCTTGCTTTTGGCGATGCACAAAAACTCTTGTGAGACGATATTACGGGTCAATTTCGTGAGACGAATCATTTATTTGAGTCATCAATGAAAGAATTTGTAGTTATCATTGCTCACATCCAATGGATCAACAACCTTGCCATATATGACATAAGCTGCATCATAAATAAAGgaaacaaaacataaaaaatatgttTAGATTTGTAACTGGATATATATTATGAAATAACTATATGTTATATCATGAGAACCTCTTTTAGATCTTAATGTAGTCTGAATAGATTGTCCAATGAACGTTGCAGCAACATCGTCGAACATTCTCCACCAACAATGATAATTATACCTtgaaataaaagttaaaatataattaattttcgtTGTTTGTATAAAATGTTGTACAAACCTAAAAACATGTATGAAGTATATTACCTTGGAAATATTCTGGTCTTTAACTTTATGAGTTGAAACAAGACCATTTGTTGTCTCCGTGGctaggttgaaagttgaaacaaTGATCGCATGTATCATACCAAATTGATCGACCCTTCCGAATTAAAGATCGGGAGCACAATGCTCTGATTCCGTGAAagttttgtgaagaaaaagtcactcttcttcaatttttcttAGGAGTAATCACGTTAACTGACTACAAAATTATTTACTGCATAGAAAGAAATATGCAACCACGACACTACAGAATTTGAATAGCTAATCTTCAGAGAGAGAATCCAGACTGCATCCTACACATCTGACATAACTACAAAAAATCAAATAGTGTCATGAATATTATGATAAATGCCCACTCTGGATTCATAGCAGGCAGATATATATGCACACTCCGGAAAGTGATCAATAATACAAAAAATTACAACATGCAGCTGAGTTGGTTGGGTGAAAATCATTACATGTGATGTGCACAAAcagataatttaataaatatggtACAAAAGCATCAGATAATATAGGTTACTAGTGTTTTCGCTCCCACTTTCCTTCACGTCTAGCATCCCGTTCTCTCCTGTCAACGATCTGCCTAGGTTTGCTACCCCTGGAACCATGCCTTTGAGCAGATGTAGAACCACTCAACTGTCCCTCTAGGGCAGACACTGTATCGGGATCCCCAACACTACCTGTATCACCTGAATCCTTGCTCCGTCCATCAATATTATCTTCATAACTGCTGCCACATTCATCTGATCTTTCTCGCGATTGTAGTATCATCGGAAGCTGACCAGAAAATGGCCTTGCCCCTGATAATACAACTGTTGGTTGGTTGCCCATGGATGGATTAGAGGTAATAACATCTTGCTGAACTGTTCGTGCACTTGTTCTCAAGTTGCCTTCATTACCCTCCTGTAAATTGTCTCTTTCACGGTACCTATCTCGTTGCCTGATGATTAAAAAGTGAGAAATTGTGTCAAATGGCAAAACTTTGAAAAACCATTTTTATAAGCATGCCGACCCATCAGATTTGGCAAGTAAACAAAAGAGCTAATGGAAGCAAACCAAGCTTTTTCTTAGCAACACAGTGATACTGTGTCAAAGTCAAAAAAGCAATCTTTGGAATTATGGAAGGCCACTGGCCAAAAGGCTTGACATGAGTCAATAAGATCAATCGACTTTGAGGAATCTTAACCAGTCTTAAAAGATCAAGAGGCTGAAATCACATAAAAGGGCCCTTGAGCCTCTAAACGCGCCAATGCTCGGGCATCATGGCAAAAGCACCTTTTCCTTGCTACAGCTTGATCATAGGCGCTTGCATTATGAGCTTCTAATGCTACAAGTACAACCAAGCTGACATGAGAGACTGAGGAATTGAAGCTTTTGCATTGGCCAAAAAAACTAGCAATATTCCTTCAGCCCAGTTATTATAATTTTTCCACAAGTTTCAAGGAGAGGTTTGTCATGTTTTTACAAATCAATTGTACTGGACAAGGTTCTAATTTCTAGTTGGGCTGGTTGGACTTGCTGGTGTGATGGCTCACAATAAATAGCAGAATTCCCATTTTGAAGCTGTTATCATGTCAGAGAATAGAGTTAAAAAGTTATAATAAACCACTCCACTAACAATAAGTATCCTGAAATTCCCAACAGGTCAGGAATGATATCTGCTTGCAGACTGAGAAAAAGTCCAGGCCCATAAGACGGTAAATCCATAGCTCCAAGTGACATACCTAGATAAGCTTAGTGCTGAAAGGTTAAAAAGATCGCATGTTTTTTTATATTCTTAACAGATTGTCCTTGAATGCTACCAAACACCTTGTACAAGACTCTGGATTTAAAATTCCATGAAGCAATTGAGATGGAGTGTAAGACGCACCTACTATGGCTGGAGGATGCAAATTCTCGTCTTGATGATCGCATCCCAGTTTCCACTTGCTCAAGTTCCCTCTGAAGTTCTCGCTACATAAAAGTCATTTTGTATTTGATTAGCAAGCAATagatttgagaatatttttatttgaatggtGAAATCATCTTTCAGCGTAATGCATACTACTCAACTAAAGAAAATTTTCAAGTAAATTTACTCTAGCTTAACACAAAGCAGGAGCGCTAGAATAATTCGCAGAAAGGTCAGCACAAAGGCCAAAAGGGATcaattggataaacatgttcACAATAATCTCAAAAAGTGGCCAATGGAAGGCTATTTTGAGAGCAATCAGTTCAGGTCTTACCTGTGCCAACTTCTCTTTCTCAATATCAAGGTTGTTCCGCAATTCTCTGGTTTTTGCACGCTCAAGTTCCAGCAACTGCTGTCTCTGAAGCTCCTTTTCAACTTCAATAGTCCTCTCTCTGGTACAACAAAACAAATCCTTCAACAATGCAAGCAGACACACTTATTATGACACGGAATCTGATAAATTACAGAAAAAAAAGTCGAAAACCTATCAAATTTTTGAATGAGTTCTGATTCTCGTAAAGCTGCTTCCTCTAAAAATTGTTGGCGTGAAAGCCTTAGAAGTAGCTTTCGCTGTCTACGAGCAACTACATCTTCCCGGACTTTTGTTTTCTCTCTGACGAAAAGATAATAGGAAAAAAAATAGTATGTTTAGAATGTGCAAGCTACAATCACATTAAGAAAAACACATCGACAACTATCAACAAGGAAAATCAGAAAAGGAGAAGAAATGATAAAATACAGTTAAGGGAACAGAACCATGTTTTTCActcataaatacaaaatttgagAATTCAGTGCAAACAGGATGTGATTAACTCTAAACATAAGATCTACAAGGCAACAACAATAATTCCTTTAAAACcctaatatattaattaattaattcagtGGCATTGCCAAATATTGAGCTTCTTCAGTTGACGCAGTTGCAGTAGTAAAATATTTCAAGTGCATGACATCAATAACTGGGATTTCAAGCATTAGTAATGACTTGTACTGAATTCGCTCGCTTCTTCTCTAAACTACGCAGCTGTGATTGAcactaaaaaatattaaatgcacATACAACGATCTGATTCCATCCTTGATTTGCTGCAAGCGGTCATCATCCTTTGCATAAGCTGTATGAGACAAAAATAATTACGAAACCGAAATAGATACGCAGAATGAATTTTGAGAGATATTAGTTGGTAGTAAACTGTGGAACACGATTACTCTCAGTTCATGATAGCAACTCATGACTACTGTCTCTAATCCACTAAAAAatgtttattttcaaaaaataacatCCTAAAAATAGTCACTTCGATTGAAGAATATGGCATCTTGAAGTAAAATATCCATACTGGATAAAAATGGTAGCTGCCGCCAATCTTGAAAATCAATAGATGAATCTGGGACGGGACGTTCCGTTCGAATAAGTTCCATTTCCATTTCAGCTTCTTCTAGTTCctaaaagaaatatatatgtcATAATTTGATTGAGCAGGTTAAGGTAAATCATCAGGAGTGTGCAAGACTAACCATGGTCTTTTGCTCAACttcatttgaaaaaaaatcaaagtatGACTGGGCAGAGGATAAATTGCCAATAACCTGCAAATTAATGAATAATAGATCAAAGAAGCAACATAAAACAAAAGGTAGGCAATAACAATTGACCAGTAATATGCTgttttcaatataaagacatgATTTTGTCCATGCACATGTGCTAAGCAATGCACAAACCTTTTTGCTCAATGAAAGAATAACAGGCCCATGCTCAAGGAAAGCAATTACCAGAACAAATATGTTCAACTACTCAATATCGCATACCTGAAGGATTGATTCACGTGTGGTTACAAAATCTGGCATTTGCTTAGGAGAACTAGAAGATAGCACGTTCTTTAAGATCTACACCccaacaaaaagaaaaagaaaaataaggtAAGCATAGGCAGAAAAATTTCAACACACCAAGAAAAAGATGCATCGGGTAGGATCATTACGGCAAAGCAAGGACTTTCACTTTATAGTTACTGCATCAAACCTCTATAACTAATTCCACAATTTCAAGTATCTAGAATTCATAGAAATACATGTGAAATTCAATTCTGCTCGGCCACCAACCTCTTTAGCCTGGTCTCCATCATCTTTAAGTCTGCACAATGCTTCACAAGCCCTTTTCTCGAGATCAGTGCAATATCTTCCTGCAAAGACAATAAACAGGGAAAAATCTTACTTTTAGTCTTTAGAATACCAAATCTGACAGACTAGAATTAAACTATATTTGCAGCCCATGGCAAAACTTACCATTACCAGACATTCCAAAAGTTTCAATATTTCTCCAAATACATTCGGGGATCAGAGAGATGTCTTCGACTGGAGAGAAAAGGCAAACACTTGCAATGAGTGCCAAGGAGAACTGTGTCAACGGTCCATAGCATGAAGGTTGCGCAAGAGTTGTCAAACACTGAAGAATACTCTCAGCTGCTGCTAGAAATGATTGCAATTTACTTCTCTCTACATATGGAATGTAGTAGATAAGAAGTGCTGTTGCATGGGTTCTTAAAAGCAGTGACGTGTCGGATGACGCCATCAAGACCACTTGGTCCCAGGTAGATGAAACCAGAGCACATAATTTTGGCTCATAATCAGAAACCTGTAGGTTTGATGAGCATATTAAAGTTTCAGTTGTTGAAGACAAAAGCCACCTTCCTCCATTGGCATCTTGGCCAACAAGTCTACCCAAGTGTTTAAGGGCAATATATCGCTGTTCAGGCTCAGGATGACCGAGCAAGGAAATGAACAAATCAAACAAGGGTATGGGCATTTCAATTTGACAAAGGCTATGGATGCCTCTCGCCAGAATCAATGATATCATCTTATCAGTTTGTAGTCTCCAAATAATTTTTGGTGCACTGTCCGAAAAGTTCTTCACCACTGAGCTAATGTCACCAATCACATTATCCAAATGAAAAAAATGAGGCACTCGTAGAAGTGATTCAAGTAGTACAGATGCAACCTCCCAACAACGATTTTCTTGAAGCACTAAGATCATTCTAGAAAGTCCTTCAAGACTAGTATTCCAAAATCCAGGGAATTCATCAACAAACCTACTTCGAAGTAGCTTCTCTGCTTCTGAAGAAGCAGAAGCCCTCTCTGCAATAAAAAACAAACACTTCGAGTACACGATACACTCTGCAGATGTGAATGCCAACTTCTTTGCCAATTTATGATGTATTTTCCAGCATTGTTCTATGGttggattgagttttgaaacaaGGGCCTCTAGGTGTTTGGAAATACTCTTCATCTCCTCCAAATCAAGTTGAAAACTCTTTTGACTTGCATCAACATCCCCACTATTGTTATCTTGATGCCTCTTTGAATCCTCGGTAGGAGAAACAGAGTGGAATATGTCACCGAGAAACCCTGAGTGTGGCTTGGGTAAACCTTCATCACTATCAAAGGTATAGTTAGTACATGATGACATTTTAAGTGGAATGATGCCCCAGATTCTAGAAGTGCCAATCAGTAGGTCTTTGCAGTTTTCCATGAGTGCCTGATATGCACATATATAATCATGAAATGCAATTGTTCCCTCGAAGAAAGTAAAATCAGCCCATAAGATGGCAGACTGCAATACCTCAGCTTTCCTATGGAAAGATAAATTACCAAAAATGGTGGCCAAAACAAATATTGTCAAAGCCTTGCATTTTCCTACATCTTTTGGAGAACCTGAACTTTCATCATGTTGTCTAATGTTGTTAAAAAGCTGACCGAAGCATAAAGATTCAAAGTTATTATATGACACATCAACCAAAAGCTTTTCCTCATCAGACACCTTGTTCAAGGAATATGCTATGATGGGCTTCAACAGGCGCAATATGGAATCAAGAAATGACACATCAGAGTACGAAGTCCTGCATAGAGACACAAGCACTTGCACCACTTTGGGTATTTCAGGTACCATTGCTTCCATGTGCTCCACCACAATTGCTTCAAGAATGAATAGAATGACAGCTTTAGCATTCTTTGCAACAAAACCTTTGAAATAAACAGGTTCACACTGAAATAAGTCTGGGGGCTTCTGAATTTGAACAAATGGCCATGAACATAAACTAGAAAACCAACACATCAGATCTGGCACGAGAGCGGAAGAGAGAAATTTCAGTTGTAAACCAACAGCTTCCAATATAATTTCCCCAAAGGCTTCAAATTCTTTCTTCAGATTGGGAAAGAATTTACTGACACCTGGATATAAAGCATGAAAAGATTGCTCCCCATCTTGATACCCGTGACTTCTGCCTCTATCCTCCATGTTATTATCCTGGTGGATACCAAGTCCTTGAATCGACTCATTCTTACGTTTCAGTTCAGTGATATTATCTAGAGAGAGATCATCAGAAAATATGGACAAAATATATGTTAACTGTGACAATTCGGAAACAAGGAAGAGCCGCTCTTTCAGATATTGCTTTGCATTACGTGAAACTGCCATCCAACCAAAATACCTAACCAAAGGTAGAGCAGAAGAAGAAAAGGCAGGCACTTTCTGTAGCCACGAAGAAGCAGGAATTAAATTTGAGAACCGAAATCCACTTTTAGCATTGATTGACAGTTCATATCTTTCATCATTACCGCTTGAAGCAATCACCAACCTGTTGAGAAGAATCCAGCGGCATTGGACCTCATGCAGCTTAGAACTTTTCAATTGTGAATTTCCTTCAATTTCAAATGATTTCAGCTGTCCCTCAAAGGTCTCagcaaaatttaatattatgtcAACTACATGCTCCGGGGAACAGAACAATTTTGTAGCTGAATGCAACAAGAAGAGAAGACACCACATCAGAATCTCATGCATGTAATATTGCCCCCAATCTGAATTCCTGTGCAGACGCCTAACCAAAAATTTGCACAGCATCGCTTG
Proteins encoded:
- the LOC140882955 gene encoding uncharacterized protein, which codes for MGDRKENPDGQDKGLFSNLAAYAAGAGHYPQHHGPYPPPAYPPHGYPPQGYPPYGYPPPGGYPPAGYPPPPGYPPSGYPPAGYPGSSHSGHGMGGLLAGGAAAAAAAYGAHHLAHGGYHHGGYHHGGYFGHHHGKFKHGKFKHGKFGKRWKHGMFGKHKGKFFRKWK